A window of the Archocentrus centrarchus isolate MPI-CPG fArcCen1 chromosome 17, fArcCen1, whole genome shotgun sequence genome harbors these coding sequences:
- the mylk4a gene encoding myosin light chain kinase 2, skeletal/cardiac muscle: MSSLVINAVEDGKNAGFDIIQNRIESLSSKMDKLINIQEKVLSRLDGMSHDIDDIEKDMENLKVDKEEIHFPPRVMNQTQMMGREVRQICQEMSSIMSVVNQRSEQQAQKLEGMEKLVLSMQQVISFIGETVKHSKVMELMFKGPAARKGSRSKDSKGKQAIKRKSSSDTISKKPDEKNTSNKGNKGKQEITPACEPSTPQSSPKIKLHGPKHFLASRKCGNFLKDHKGKDGTDKPCLSPKGLKAQKKMKPPDTAEHLSLKKQILLLEEVQKLNRENAEKSGHQITPDDLDLEAGMPPKDQQPDASAGSLVDYLDEDSQVDVAVKREEKVGEKVPGEVTEKKPKPDVGDLGKQKEKEKFEVQEDKEEKCASSTQEVPGLSTSPDNEKDKTPIRYRDDDKGTAPSPEAEQVQISELVEEKEEEKIENNKENEQKLEPEDLGIFRADGIELQLNLKQKVEREGEENDAEKEDDDDPEQYFIDTAPPPMAPFNHRIVSAKPNLITNFYTINWQEILGGGRFGQVHKCIENSSGLTLAAKVIKARSQKEREVVKNEIQVMNNLDHANLIKLYAAYESRNDIILVLEYVAGGELFDRIIDENYTLMELDAVLFIRQICEGLQHMHKMSILHLDLKPENILCVSRVTNKVKIIDFGLARIYKPREKLRVNFGTPEFLAPEVINYDFVSFNTDMWSLGVITYMLLSGLCPFLGDDDNETLNNILGCQWNFEEQEFEATSEEAKDFITRLLIVNKSWRMGACEALRHPWLADPVLHHRLHTKKTMCRSRRSSCVPNTES, encoded by the exons ATGAGTTCCTTGGTTATAAATGCAGTGGAAGATGGCAAGAATGCAGGATTTGACATAATCCAAAATCGCATAGAGTCACTGAGCAGCAAGATGGACAAGCTCATCAACATTCAGGAAAAGGTCCTCAGCCGACTAGATGGGATGTCTCATGACATTGATGACATTGAGAAGGATATGGAGAATTTGAAGGTTGACAAGGAGGAGATCCATTTCCCGCCCAGGGTAATGAATCAGACCCAAATGATGGGGCGAGAGGTGAGGCAGATTTGCCAGGAGATGAGCTCCATAATGTCGGTGGTGAACCAACGGTCCGAGCAGCAGGCGCAGAAGTTGGAAGGAATGGAAAAATTGGTCCTTAGCATGCAACAGGTGATCAGCTTCATTGGGGAGACGGTGAAGCATTCAAAGGTAATGGAGCTGATGTTCAAAGGCCCAGCAGCTCGGAAAGGCTCCAGATCTAAAGACAGTAAAGGAAAGCAAGCTATAAAGAGGAAATCATCTTCAGATACAATATCCAAAAAGCCTGACGAG AAAAATACTTCTAACAAAGGCAATAAAGGGAAACAAGAGATAACTCCTGCATGTGAGCCCAGTACTCCACAGTCTTCTCCCAAGATAAAGCTTCATGGACCAAAGCATTTCCTCGCCTCTCGCAAATGTGGAAACTTT TTGAAAGACCACAAAGGCAAAGATGGGACAGATAAGCCCTGTTTGAGCCCTAAGGGTCTGAAAGCACAAAAGAAGATGAAGCCTCCAGATACAGCAG AACATCTCTCACTGAAGAAGCAGATTTTACTCCTTGAAGAGGTCCAGAAACTCAACAGGGAGAATGCAGAGAAATCAGGTCACCAGATCACCCCTGATGATCTGGATCTAGAGGCTGGAATGCCCCCTAAAGATCAACAGCCTGATGCCTCTGCTGGCAGCTTGGTGGACTACCTGGACGAAGACTCCCAAGTGGATGTTGCAGTGAAACGTGAGGAGAAGGTAGGAGAGAAGGTGCCTGGAGAAGTTACAGAGAAGAAACCCAAGCCTGATGTGGGGGATCTagggaaacaaaaagaaaaagaaaagtttgaagTCCAAGAGGACAAAGAGGAAAAGTGTGCTTCTTCAACTCAAGAAGTCCCAGGGCTGTCCACTTCTCCTGACAATGAGAAAGATAAAACTCCTATAAGGTA CAGAGATGACGACAAAGGTACCGCACCGTCTCCAGAGGCTGAACAGGTCCAGATATCAGAG CTGGtggaagagaaggaggaagagaagataGAAAACAACAAGGAGAATGAACAGAAGCTTGAGCCAGAGGACCTAGGCATCTTCAGGGCAGATGGAATTGAACTCCAGctgaacttaaaacaaaaggtggagagggagggagaagaaaatgatgcagaaaaagaggatgatgatgatcctGAGCAGTACTTTATTG aCACCGCTCCTCCTCCGATGGCTCCTTTTAATCACCGCATTGTGTCGGCCAAGCCCAACTTGATCACAAACTTCTACACCATCAACTGGCAGGAGATCCTGGGCGG GGGTCGTTTCGGCCAGGTGCATAAATGTATCGAGAATTCATCTGGTCTCACTTTGGCAGCGAAAGTCATCAAAGCCAGGAGTCAGAAAGAAAGG GAGGTGGTGAAGAATGAGATCCAAGTCATGAATAATCTCGACCATGCCAACCTGATCAAGCTCTATGCAGCCTATGAGTCAAGGAATGACATCATCCTTGTACTTGAATA TGTTGCTGGAGGCGAGCTGTTTGACAGGATTATTGATGAAAACTACACTTTGATGGAGCTGGATGCTGTGCTGTTTATCAGGCAGATCTGTGAGGGCCTGCAGCACATGCACAAAATGTCCATCCTTCATCTTGACTTGAAG CCAGAGAACATCCTGTGTGTGAGCAGAGTCACAAATAAGGTCAAGATTATTGACTTCGGTCTTGCCAGGAT ATATAAACCAAGGGAGAAACTACGAGTTAATTTTGGGACTCCAGAGTTTCTCGCTCCTGAAGTCATCAACTACGACTTTGTGTCCTTCAACACAGACATGTGGAGTCTTGGTGTAATTACATACATGCT TCTGAGCGGACTGTGCCCCTTCCTCGGCGATGATGACAATGAGACTCTGAATAACATCTTGGGCTGTCAGTGGAACTTTGAGGAACAAGAGTTTGAAGCTACATCAGAAGAAGCCAAAGACTTCATCACCAGACTCCTAATTGTAAATAAAAG TTGGAGGATGGGGGCATGCGAAGCTTTAAGGCATCCCTGGCTTGCTGACCCTGTCCTTCATCACCGTCTTCACACAAAG AAAACTATGTGCAGATCACGGAGATCATCATGTGTGCCCAATACTGAAAGCTGA